One region of Anas acuta chromosome Z, bAnaAcu1.1, whole genome shotgun sequence genomic DNA includes:
- the F2RL2 gene encoding proteinase-activated receptor 3 isoform X3 encodes MKILVFTGLLSLTSSLFTTARDYDYIPPHAIEGETKTIHIKENKSSSKKSNDSTLTEVNNTTLEYLTSSLSTKLIPTVYLSAVLLGVPSNAIILWMLIFRIRSVCTAILYTNLAISDLLFCIMLPFKIAYHINGNNWIFGEMMCRTTTVVFYGNMYCSILLLTCISVSRYVAIVHPFTYKSLPKRTYATMVCVTVWTIVFLYMLPLCIMQQSYYVKQLGIYTCHDVHNACETVSSFQFYYYVSLVIFGFLIPLAIIIFCYVSIIRTLKTREWFWYVKVSLLILTIFTICFVPSNIILIIHHINYYYYNTDELYSFYLIALCLSSLNSCLDPFLYFLMSKIRSQSNIYLTMVKISREA; translated from the exons ATGAAGATACTGGTTTTTACTGGACTTCTCTCTCTTACCTCAAGTCTTTTTACTACAG CAAGAGACTACGATTACATCCCCCCTCATGCTATAGAAGGGGAAACAAAGACCATCCacatcaaagaaaacaaaagctcttCAAAAAAGTCCAATGACTCCACTTTAACAGAAGTAAACAACACCACATTAGAGTACCTGACAAGTTCTCTGAGCACCAAGCTGATACCCACTGTCTACCTCAGCGCTGTTTTATTGGGTGTACCATCTAATGCCATCATTTTGTGGATGCTGATCTTCAGGATCCGATCTGTGTGCACTGCCATCCTCTACACAAACTTGGCTATTTCAGATCTGCTCTTCTGCATCATGCTGCCATTCAAAATAGCATATCACATCAATGGGAACAACTGGATTTTTGGAGAAATGATGTGCCGAACCACAACTGTGGTGTTTTATGGCAACATGTACTGCTCTATTCTGCTGCTCACGTGCATCAGCGTCAGCCGCTATGTGGCCATTGTTCACCCTTTCACCTACAAAAGCCTGCCGAAACGTACTTATGCCACTATGGTCTGTGTTACTGTGTGGACCATCGTTTTCTTGTACATGCTCCCACTTTGCATAATGCAGCAGAGCTATTATGTGAAACAACTGGGAATTTACACCTGCCATGATGTGCACAATGCTTGTGAAACTGTATCTTCCTTCCAGTTTTACTACTATGTTTCTTTAGTTATCTTTGGATTTTTAATACCTCTTGCAATCATAATTTTCTGCTATGTCTCAATCATACGAACACTCAAAACACGTGAATGGTTCTGGTATGTTAAAGTCAGTCTTTTGATCCTTACCATCTTCACTATTTGCTTTGTACCAAGCAATATTATTCTTATTATCCATCATATCAACTATTACTATTATAACACAGATGAGTTGTATTCTTTTTATCTAATTGCTTTGTGTCTTAGCAGCTTAAACAGTTGTCTTGatcctttcctttattttctgatgtCCAAAATCAGAAGCCAATCCAATATTTACCTAACGATGGTTAAAATATCCAGGGAAGCATAA
- the F2RL2 gene encoding proteinase-activated receptor 3 isoform X2 yields the protein MKILVFTGLLSLTSSLFTTESSLNGSAVKTVSLIKTFRGISARDYDYIPPHAIEGETKTIHIKENKSSSKKSNDSTLTEVNNTTLEYLTSSLSTKLIPTVYLSAVLLGVPSNAIILWMLIFRIRSVCTAILYTNLAISDLLFCIMLPFKIAYHINGNNWIFGEMMCRTTTVVFYGNMYCSILLLTCISVSRYVAIVHPFTYKSLPKRTYATMVCVTVWTIVFLYMLPLCIMQQSYYVKQLGIYTCHDVHNACETVSSFQFYYYVSLVIFGFLIPLAIIIFCYVSIIRTLKTREWFWYVKVSLLILTIFTICFVPSNIILIIHHINYYYYNTDELYSFYLIALCLSSLNSCLDPFLYFLMSKIRSQSNIYLTMVKISREA from the exons ATGAAGATACTGGTTTTTACTGGACTTCTCTCTCTTACCTCAAGTCTTTTTACTACAG AATCTTCACTGAATGGCTCTGCAGTTAAAACCGTGTCTCTTATCAAGACTTTCCGTGGAATTTCAGCAAGAGACTACGATTACATCCCCCCTCATGCTATAGAAGGGGAAACAAAGACCATCCacatcaaagaaaacaaaagctcttCAAAAAAGTCCAATGACTCCACTTTAACAGAAGTAAACAACACCACATTAGAGTACCTGACAAGTTCTCTGAGCACCAAGCTGATACCCACTGTCTACCTCAGCGCTGTTTTATTGGGTGTACCATCTAATGCCATCATTTTGTGGATGCTGATCTTCAGGATCCGATCTGTGTGCACTGCCATCCTCTACACAAACTTGGCTATTTCAGATCTGCTCTTCTGCATCATGCTGCCATTCAAAATAGCATATCACATCAATGGGAACAACTGGATTTTTGGAGAAATGATGTGCCGAACCACAACTGTGGTGTTTTATGGCAACATGTACTGCTCTATTCTGCTGCTCACGTGCATCAGCGTCAGCCGCTATGTGGCCATTGTTCACCCTTTCACCTACAAAAGCCTGCCGAAACGTACTTATGCCACTATGGTCTGTGTTACTGTGTGGACCATCGTTTTCTTGTACATGCTCCCACTTTGCATAATGCAGCAGAGCTATTATGTGAAACAACTGGGAATTTACACCTGCCATGATGTGCACAATGCTTGTGAAACTGTATCTTCCTTCCAGTTTTACTACTATGTTTCTTTAGTTATCTTTGGATTTTTAATACCTCTTGCAATCATAATTTTCTGCTATGTCTCAATCATACGAACACTCAAAACACGTGAATGGTTCTGGTATGTTAAAGTCAGTCTTTTGATCCTTACCATCTTCACTATTTGCTTTGTACCAAGCAATATTATTCTTATTATCCATCATATCAACTATTACTATTATAACACAGATGAGTTGTATTCTTTTTATCTAATTGCTTTGTGTCTTAGCAGCTTAAACAGTTGTCTTGatcctttcctttattttctgatgtCCAAAATCAGAAGCCAATCCAATATTTACCTAACGATGGTTAAAATATCCAGGGAAGCATAA
- the F2RL2 gene encoding proteinase-activated receptor 3 isoform X1 — protein sequence MKILVFTGLLSLTSSLFTTALESSLNGSAVKTVSLIKTFRGISARDYDYIPPHAIEGETKTIHIKENKSSSKKSNDSTLTEVNNTTLEYLTSSLSTKLIPTVYLSAVLLGVPSNAIILWMLIFRIRSVCTAILYTNLAISDLLFCIMLPFKIAYHINGNNWIFGEMMCRTTTVVFYGNMYCSILLLTCISVSRYVAIVHPFTYKSLPKRTYATMVCVTVWTIVFLYMLPLCIMQQSYYVKQLGIYTCHDVHNACETVSSFQFYYYVSLVIFGFLIPLAIIIFCYVSIIRTLKTREWFWYVKVSLLILTIFTICFVPSNIILIIHHINYYYYNTDELYSFYLIALCLSSLNSCLDPFLYFLMSKIRSQSNIYLTMVKISREA from the exons ATGAAGATACTGGTTTTTACTGGACTTCTCTCTCTTACCTCAAGTCTTTTTACTACAG CTTTAGAATCTTCACTGAATGGCTCTGCAGTTAAAACCGTGTCTCTTATCAAGACTTTCCGTGGAATTTCAGCAAGAGACTACGATTACATCCCCCCTCATGCTATAGAAGGGGAAACAAAGACCATCCacatcaaagaaaacaaaagctcttCAAAAAAGTCCAATGACTCCACTTTAACAGAAGTAAACAACACCACATTAGAGTACCTGACAAGTTCTCTGAGCACCAAGCTGATACCCACTGTCTACCTCAGCGCTGTTTTATTGGGTGTACCATCTAATGCCATCATTTTGTGGATGCTGATCTTCAGGATCCGATCTGTGTGCACTGCCATCCTCTACACAAACTTGGCTATTTCAGATCTGCTCTTCTGCATCATGCTGCCATTCAAAATAGCATATCACATCAATGGGAACAACTGGATTTTTGGAGAAATGATGTGCCGAACCACAACTGTGGTGTTTTATGGCAACATGTACTGCTCTATTCTGCTGCTCACGTGCATCAGCGTCAGCCGCTATGTGGCCATTGTTCACCCTTTCACCTACAAAAGCCTGCCGAAACGTACTTATGCCACTATGGTCTGTGTTACTGTGTGGACCATCGTTTTCTTGTACATGCTCCCACTTTGCATAATGCAGCAGAGCTATTATGTGAAACAACTGGGAATTTACACCTGCCATGATGTGCACAATGCTTGTGAAACTGTATCTTCCTTCCAGTTTTACTACTATGTTTCTTTAGTTATCTTTGGATTTTTAATACCTCTTGCAATCATAATTTTCTGCTATGTCTCAATCATACGAACACTCAAAACACGTGAATGGTTCTGGTATGTTAAAGTCAGTCTTTTGATCCTTACCATCTTCACTATTTGCTTTGTACCAAGCAATATTATTCTTATTATCCATCATATCAACTATTACTATTATAACACAGATGAGTTGTATTCTTTTTATCTAATTGCTTTGTGTCTTAGCAGCTTAAACAGTTGTCTTGatcctttcctttattttctgatgtCCAAAATCAGAAGCCAATCCAATATTTACCTAACGATGGTTAAAATATCCAGGGAAGCATAA